One window from the genome of Desulfobacterales bacterium encodes:
- the pncB gene encoding nicotinate phosphoribosyltransferase, producing MRKEDCMVNSLLDTDFYKLTMMQVVLHQYASAWVRYAFKWRNWEEMHLTVSLPDFKNKVDTEIDRLCELRFTDEEVNYLANIRFFKPDFIEYLRLFQLNRKYINTFIEDGQLQINIEGPWLNTIMYEIPVLAIISELYSSLHGVDDATWQKEGRQHLKDKVRFLITATVNEHNFKFAEFGTRRRASYAWQEEVIHYLIDHCEDRLVGTSNPHFAMKCGIRPIGTMAHEFFQAHQQLGPRLVDSQKVALQCWADEYRGELGIALSDTMGFDKFLKDFDRFFALLFNGCRQDSGDPYRWTEKLIAHYQKLRIDPRTKSAIYSDGLTLETAVDIFKRFHDRIETSFGIGTNLTNDCGFMAPQVVIKMVECNRKPVAKISDSQDKGMCEDIEFLDYLNYVIREDINSEN from the coding sequence CTGCGAAAGGAAGACTGCATGGTAAACAGTCTGCTCGATACAGATTTTTACAAACTGACCATGATGCAGGTGGTTTTACATCAATATGCCAGTGCCTGGGTCCGTTATGCTTTTAAATGGAGAAATTGGGAGGAAATGCACTTAACCGTTTCGCTGCCGGACTTCAAAAATAAAGTGGATACTGAAATCGATCGACTGTGTGAGCTGCGATTTACCGATGAAGAAGTGAATTATCTGGCCAATATCCGGTTTTTTAAACCGGACTTTATAGAATATCTGAGACTTTTTCAGCTGAATCGAAAATACATCAATACATTTATTGAAGATGGCCAATTGCAAATCAATATTGAAGGGCCGTGGTTAAATACCATCATGTACGAAATACCCGTACTGGCCATCATCAGCGAACTGTATTCAAGTCTGCACGGCGTTGATGATGCCACTTGGCAGAAAGAGGGGCGGCAGCATCTGAAAGACAAAGTCCGTTTTTTGATCACGGCCACAGTCAATGAGCACAATTTCAAATTCGCTGAATTCGGCACCCGCAGAAGGGCTTCTTATGCCTGGCAGGAAGAAGTTATTCATTACCTGATCGACCATTGTGAAGATCGACTGGTAGGTACCAGCAATCCCCATTTTGCCATGAAGTGCGGTATCAGACCGATTGGGACCATGGCCCATGAATTTTTCCAAGCACATCAGCAGCTGGGCCCTCGTCTGGTGGACAGTCAAAAGGTTGCCCTGCAATGCTGGGCGGACGAATACCGGGGGGAGCTGGGTATTGCGCTTTCAGATACCATGGGCTTTGATAAATTTTTAAAAGACTTCGACCGTTTTTTTGCCTTACTTTTTAACGGTTGCCGGCAGGATTCTGGTGACCCCTATCGCTGGACGGAAAAGCTCATCGCCCACTATCAGAAATTGCGCATCGACCCTCGAACCAAATCGGCTATTTACAGTGATGGCCTGACCCTTGAAACGGCAGTGGATATTTTCAAGCGTTTTCATGACCGGATCGAAACCTCCTTTGGTATCGGAACCAATCTGACCAATGACTGCGGATTTATGGCGCCCCAGGTCGTCATAAAAATGGTGGAGTGCAATCGTAAGCCGGTTGCCAAAATAAGCGATAGCCAGGACAAGGGCATGTGTGAAGATATAGAGTTTTTAGATTATTTAAATTATGTGATTAGGGAAGACATCAATTCTGAAAACTGA
- a CDS encoding antibiotic biosynthesis monooxygenase, which produces MAVKVFIKRKIKKDKINAALDLLNEVRSQALKQPGYISGETLINHYDPSNITVVSTWQIIDDWIRWQESDARSAKEDQLEGLQEGPADFEIYDLGPSAGS; this is translated from the coding sequence ATGGCGGTTAAGGTATTCATCAAAAGAAAAATAAAAAAAGATAAAATCAACGCGGCCCTGGATCTGCTGAATGAGGTCCGAAGTCAAGCCCTAAAACAACCGGGTTATATCTCCGGTGAAACCCTAATTAACCACTACGACCCGTCTAACATCACTGTCGTTTCGACCTGGCAAATTATTGATGACTGGATTCGGTGGCAGGAAAGTGATGCGCGCTCCGCCAAAGAGGATCAGCTGGAAGGCTTGCAGGAAGGACCGGCCGATTTTGAGATATATGATCTGGGGCCGTCGGCCGGCTCATAG